The Cervus elaphus chromosome 9, mCerEla1.1, whole genome shotgun sequence genomic interval TAAGATTAGTGCCCGGGCTCCAGTTGATTTTACTGGTTCCGGTTATGATTTGTTTCCCAAATATTGCTTgacaattaaattttatttactgtcCTTCATATACTTGCAGTGGGATCTGTGCCAAAGCCACGGGTTGTTTGGTGAGGTGATAATGGGCAAAAAGCTGACCTAGAGACATGTCAAATGCAGGGCTTGGGCCCTTTTTGCTAAGCActatttatattttgttactGGTTGGCATCAAACAAGGAGGGAGGGGTTCCCTTGAGATTCCCAGACTGTAGAATTTGCTGGTGCAGATTTTCATTGTTAACATAAGCTTATGCTCATGAAATGTATGGAaaacactttttctttaaaaagtttgtaTTTATATACTACTATAGTCACTTGAAGCATATTCAAAAACAAGTTAGTGGTATTTCTAGTACAGGTCTCACACATAATTGCTACTTAACTGTTCAGTTCTACTTGAATATTGAATGTCCTGTACCCTGCTAAACatgatttttatttgctatttttaactaaaaatataaGTCACTTATTAATACTGTGGTCTTCTGAAAGGTAGGATTTAATGGGTATGAGTTGGGATAGGATACGTGttgggaaaataatgaaaagctgTTGTAAATTGAGATGTATTTGAACATAGTTTAATGATCGGTTCATGTGCAGAGTAAATGAAGTTCCATCAAGTTGCAAAGCAGAATTGACCTTCTTTTCATAATATTTGAGTCGACTCTAAAATGTAATTTGTTTAAAGATGAGCATATAAATGTTTGGTAGCCTGATATATAAGAATGAGTAATTTACTTTAGAGGAACTGATTGCTGTTTAGTCAGAACTTGTTATCAAAATATGAGGGTTTATTTAATCCAAGattaatgataaataaaaatatcaaggaTATCTATCATCTGTTTTCTGTTGTGTCTGTTTTCATAGTGCTTCAGTTTCCTAACCCAGATCGTGTTTTCTTTCTACCCCACACTGTGCGTGTGTTCAGTAGTgttccgactctgtgacctcatggactgtagcccgccaggctcctctgtccatggaattattctggcaagaatactggagtgggttgccatttcctcttccaggggatcctctcaactCAGAATTCAAACCCACAGCTACAGCATTGGCTGGTGGAGtggttaccactgagccacctgggaagccctctacccCACACCCTAGCACATAAATCTCAGtctgtctctgcctttttttcaTACACATACAACACTAAGTAAGGCAGAATTctcagtaattctttttttttttttctgtgctgggtcttggttgctgagCAGGCTCTTCTCTGGTtgcggcaagcgggggctactccctagtcGCAGTGtgccagcttctcattgcagtggtttctcttgttacagagcacgtgctctagagcacaggctcggtagttatGGCGCACAGGCTTAACTGCTCtacgacatgtggaatcttcccagatcagggatcgaacccgtgtctcctgcactggcaggcagattcttaaccgctgagccactggggaagccctctcaGTAGTTCTTAATTCAGGACTTCCTAACAACTAAAAATGTTAGCACCACAATACTATTGTCATTAGTATTCAGTATTGGGGGAAATGCATATGTGCATCAGAATTGGGCCCGCCCACCCCCACTGCTTAGAGACTTTACATTCATATTATATGAAAAGCTGTAAGTTTTTTAATACTTATGTCCTGTTAAGGATAagttcataaaatgagtttaaagGGCCAGGCAACATACATAGAGCGAGTCTGTCCCTGAACCTTACCCAAAGAAGGAAAACTACTTCTAGTATATTTTGGGTTTGGTGTTTAGTTTGATTATGACAACTTTGGAGTAAGacattttttaaactcttatCTTCATGTTAGGTACGTTGTTGCCTTCCTTTGGCATAAATCACACTAATGTTTGGATTTATGTACAAGTCTCTCTTGCTTTACGTAAACACATTTTTTAGCAATTTCAGAGTTAATGAATTGGCAGACTGTTATTATAGGGGTGTCCCAGGttgcacagtggcaaagaatctgcctgccactgttggagatgcaagagacatgggttcaatctctgggtcgggaagatcccttggagtaggaaatagcaaccctttccagtatactttgctgggaaattccatggacagaggagcctggtgggctacagaccatggggtcacaaagagttggacacaacttgttGACTGGgcgtacacacacagacagactaTTGTAGAATCTGGAACTTTAATGCTTCAAACTTTTAACTTGAAATATATCAATTAGGTTAGATCATGTTATCCCCTTTTGAGTAGAGTATACGATTGAGTATAAGATTACTGTATGAGATTAGATGCCTGAAACTCACTGTGGGGAAGTCCAGACATGGAGGAACTCAACGTAGACCCAAAGATAAAGCAAATAGAGAATGGGCTATGAAGTGGAGAGAGCCACAGCTATACCTTGCAACTAAGGAACTAGAAGTTATTAAAAGTTTGTTTTCACTTCCAGTCCCtgggttttttaatattgattttccAAGCCATGCTTGTTTTATGGaacacagaatatttttaaaaaattggatggTTTGGGGATTCCATTTAAATAATTGTTTGTCTTTGTTTACTGTTATTAGAATCTAGGCTATTCTCAGTTATTCCTTAGACATTAAAATCATTTAGGAGAAAAATGAAGCTTTCCAAATGCTTGGTTTACCATGTTTATTAATGTATCATATGCATCTCATACCTAACCATGATGGCTGGTAATAATAGATGCTCACTAAGAACTGAAAGAATGACTGACTAAATTAACTGTATTGTTGTTTTAAGATTAAAAACTACATCTAACGCCAACCATGAAAGATCCAAGTCGCAGCAGTACTAGCCCAAGCATCATCAATGAAGATGTGATAATTAACGGTCATTCTCATGAAGATGACAATCCATTTGCAGAGTACATGTGGatggaaaatgaagaggaattcaACAGACAGGTTAGTTTTGtgtataaacattcttttttattgtagcCCATGACAACCATCAATATAATTGTACTTGTCCCTGAAATGTGTTTTTCACCTGGTTCCTTATATATGAAATACATGGATTTATGTGCCACCACTCCTGTTTTATTTGGATGTTGATTACTACCAGGTTTAACTGCTCAATTGAAATAACCTTGGGAGCTTTTTTTGGTGTCTGaccccagaaattctgattcaaaAGAGTTTAGGGTGGGACctggtaaacttttttttttaaggtctcgGGTGGTTCCAGTGAGCAGTAAGGTTTGGAAACCACTAccttacaccagtcagattgTCCTATTGCGGTGAAAGTCAAGAGACTCCAGACTAGACAGGCACAAGTACCAAAGTACTGGTTTTCACCTAAGGTTCTCGTTCTGACCAGCCCCCACTGTTCTCTTTAGAGAATTCTCATACGTTGTAgagaactctcatacattgataGATGTCTTTATTCCCATATTTCTTGTACCTGTTTTcatcttttgtctgtttctcccttaTCCTGGCTTTGGTCATCAGTAGCCAGCTTGATTTGACCATATCTAGTTATATATATTCAAGAGTGTTAAAAAAGGTTAAGCAGTGTAGTCTTCTATTTCAATGACAGTTAAGTTGCTGGCCCTCTAAAGATTATTTTTCCAGTCATTTTTGGGTGGGTTTAGGGTTTGTATAGTTTGGGAAGTAACATAGGTAATTCTGATACCCAGTCCTGCATAATAACACTTCTTTGTTACTTCTTCCCTGCTACCTTTAGTGGAAAGAAAGAATATTCTGCTATGACAAGTAAAGACATAGCAAAAATCTAAGTAGATCTTTCCAGGTCTTatgggaaagatttttttttttttaatcttagcatAGAAGCAAATGAGGAAGGTATGACATTGTGATTTTTAATGGTTCAGTTCAAGATACTTTAAGCCTTTCCTAATGATGTCATCTTAGCAAGTATGCTATAAATTACCCTTTATTATAAATCCAGATAGAAGAGGAGTTATGGGAAGAAGAATTTATTGAACGCTGTTTCCAAGAAATGCtggaagaagaagaggaacaTGAGTGGTTTATTCCAGCTCGAGATCTCCCACAAACTATGGACCAAATCCAAGACCAGTTTAATGACCTTGTTATCAGTGATGGCTCTTCCCTGGAAGATCTTGTGGTAAAGAGttattttttcacctttttaaaacCTAGCTCATCTTTCTCATAAGTGGAAAAGCCAGCATTTATCTGTTTAAGAAGAGTTCTACGTCTCTTTCCCTTAAGAAATTCTACTGCTTCTTACTATGGAAGCAGAGGCCTCCTGGCCTCACTTATGATATGGAGTGACTTTTGGCAGCACTCTGGAGCTAGTCTGAGGCTACTAATAGACTTCCTGACACTACTTTTAGTAAATGTCTAAAAGTAGTCATTCAAAAGGGACAAGTATGTTCATGTGATTTGCCTATGCAAAATTAGCTTGATGGAGAGGTTTTGCTCTGTCTTAAATATATGGTGAAATTACAAATTTTTTCTGAAAGGTAaaattttggagatttttttcctaACCCAGGATTTTCATTGAGTTACCCTAACCCCGTTTGGAATTGTGATTTAACAAAGACTTACAAACTCTTGGCAGAAAAGGAACACAAacctatttatatttttagttgttCCCAATGTCTCATTGCTGATTATTTGTAGTAAAAAGTGTTTTCAGGAACTGTGATGACTAAGCATCAGTACTAAAGTAAAACCTGATGATCCTTTTGCTAAAATTAAGATAATTTAGTCAGGATGTTAAACTTTCTCTCCATATGGACAATCTCTAGTTGCTTCTGCAAGACGGTTCTCTGGAATATACCCCTAGACTCTGAAGTCATTTTATAATTGTCTTATTCACTGTGCAGTGATTTCCTAACCTGGTTGTACATCATAATGACCTATGAagcattaaaaacagaaattttctcAGGAACATCCCATCCATAGAATCAACCATCTAGACATGCTAATTTTTAAAGCACTCCCAGAAGATACCGCCAGCCTGCCCTTTCAGACATTTTGAAACCGTTTTCCTAAAGGGCTGTATAGAGAACACTGAAATGTACATTGTGGTATAGCTTTTGTTGCAGTAAAGGACAGTAACCCAATTGGGCAGATATGTGATCTGAACAGTCTGTTGGGGTATGCTTGCTTATGGCTGGATTAGTCACACCACAAATAATCCTGATTCCTCTGAGGAAAAAAGCTCTTTGCTGGGCATAATATATAACTTTACCTGGACCCAGTATCATTCCACTGTCTAGAAACTGGTTTGTTTGACCGGGTCTATTTGAGATTAACTCCTTGTTATTTTGTATCTGCCCAAAGTTTAGATTGATTTCCCTTGAGAGATGAGAATGATTGTTTAAATTATGAAACTTAAATTATTGCTCCAATATGTTGTTTAATATGCTTTGGTCTTGAAGTAAGTAATGTTGAGGGCTCATATTCAATCTAAAATTGCCAGCATGCCTACATTTCAGGCTCTGGAATCCATCCTGGTTTCTTTTTGTCTTGATCAATTTGCATTCAGAGATGTGGTAGAGGAAAATTTCCAGCTATTCCCTGTATGCTAACATATCTACTTAGGAAAGTAAAGATTTATAAATACAGAATGATGGTGGTATAAGCCTCTAAGGCTCTGAGAGGCTTTAGCCCATTCCTCCCCTAACTGATAAAAAAACAGTCCCAGAGAGTGACTTATCCAGGCCTACGTAAGAAGTTAGTTAGCAGAGCTGGGGTTCCAACTTAGATCTTCTGACTCcccatgtagttttcttttcctgttataTACCATGCTTCCTGTGGGAATTAGAATACAGCAATTGTAAAAAGACAACTCCATATTTTCAAGGAGTatcataaagtaaaattaatcCATAAACAATTCCCCAATCACTATAATCATCATTTCAACACTTGTTTAATGTTTACATAGTATGAAACTGTTTAAAGAAAGTCAACTATCATAGTTAAAGGAATAGAATCCTGTTTTCTGAGACATTCCTTTGGTGGATGTGCAGTTAGTGAGTTTCTGGTTACACTTAAGCAAATTTAATTTCAATTCCTACTTTCTTTTTAGGAAATTGATAAAATTTGATATAATATACATAGCTTACATCTGGTTCCTTGTTTGACTGCTATAGatgttttttaattcagttttaccTTACCATCTGAATTCTtgactttgtcttttatttttggaagATGTTTTGCATGTGGATCTGGGTTGAATGCTTCTGAGTATCTGAAGCTATCTCTTAAtgaatttgcttttttatgtacttattttcCAGGTCAAGAGCAATCTGAATCCAAATGCAAAGGAGTTTGTTCCTGGGGTGAAGTACTAAAATATTTGAGTAGACGGGGCCCTCTTTTGGTGGATGTAGCACAATTTCCACACTGTGAAGGCAGTATTAGAAGACTTAATTGTAAAAGCTCTCTCTTGTCACTGTGTTACACTTATGCATTGCCAAAGTTTTGTTAGTCTTGCATGCTTAATAAAAGTGCTGAGACTGTTATTAAGTAAAAAGCTgtcaaacatttactgagaatAGAATTGGCCCCATGGCTTGAAATGAAAACAGCAAGGAAAGAAGCACCAGTCAAGTTGTGATAAAGCACCAAATTAAATGATCTCTAAATCTAAATTAAATTCTACTTGTTAAGTGAGTTTCTCAGTTCAGTCTTAAATTTGCGTTCCCATCAAAAAGAATCTCCTTTTTCTGAAGAAGGCTTGCTGGTTAATTGGAATAATTCAGTATAGACATTTAAGTATGTCTTTAGTTACTGAGGTTACAAGGTagtgaacctaagtctcctggcTTTTACAGTGTGTTATCATGTAAGAAAATACTGAATTATCCTAGTGTTACATCTAAGAAAGTATGTGATTTGAGAATTCCATCCTTTTCTAAGGAGTCATTGCATCATAGCTATTACCTGTGTAAAATCTAACATTTGACCAACCCATAATTCAATTGAACAAAGAAATTGTTATATAATTTGAGTGGTGCTTTTCCTTGCTTTGTTAACCATCACTACAATAGTCTGCAGCACAACTTTTCTTTTAACAAAGCTAGAACAGTTTTGGCTTCTTAAACTTCTTATTTGGGTAGGTTAAGCTGCCATACGTGTTCAGTGTGAATAGTGTTTAAGttgaaaatattgtaaaaaaattatattttttcaaaaatatttaaaaaaataaataatagtagaaCTGAGCTACTGATGTTTGTGTTTATTGGTGTTGAAATACGGGCTCTTAAGTGGTGATACTCACTTTAGTGTGGGCCCAGTCCCTCAGGACAACCTTGTTGGCAAAATTTGCTGAGAGAGCAAGCTTTATTAGATTCCATAGTGTCAAGTGTGTTGTTATATAAGTATCTGTCCAAAATATAGCAGTAAAATAAATCCCATAGCCCCCTCCGTAGCCCACCTTGGTTGCCTCAGGCTGCAGTGTCAAGGCAATCATACATATCTACGTTAAGAAACTTTCTGACTGGCCAGTATATTGGTAACCTTACTCTAGTATAAGCTCCACTGGCTTCTGCCCTTCACAAACCATTGCTGCTCTGATTGGTCTGGTTTGCTGTTTGGATTCACCTGGATCTTCCCCTTTTTCACTCTCACAAACTAATTTATAATCTTTATTTGGGATAGGCTGTCTGTCAACTAGCAATTTCCTGGTTCCATATATAATTCTGCCTTGCAGCCCTATTCTTAAATTTGGAGGGCTCAAGATTAAGAAGGCCATCTAGTCAGTCCTGGTTCACATTTTCCCTATGGTCCTTTGATGTCAGTACCTTAAGACTCTGAAGTAGCTGATCCTGTTCGGCTCTTGCTATTTTTGGAGCCACAATACCACCAGCCCCCTCTGTTCTCTACTAGCTCAGTACCACAAGTGGCACAGCAAGCTGCCAAGTATGTAAGTGTTAGAGACCATTTCTCTAAGCCTAGATGGGTGGGCAGATGAGTTCATTTCCACATACTGCCAGATGATCATCATGCAATATAATTAGAGGTTATAAACTTAAGTAACCTAATGATTAAAAGCAAAGACTAACCAGACTTCCTGAATTTGAGTCTAGTGATTGTGGGTAGGTcccttaacctttctgtgccttagtttccacCTTGTTAAAATGGTAGTAATAACAGTATCTATCTCAGGAGTGTATGTAGTTAATAATAACACATCAAGCGCTTGAGACCATCCCCTGGTACAAAGTAATAAATCACTTAACTAGAACTTTCTATCATGGAGTCATCTAAGCTAAGCTCTCACCTTGTTGGAACTTGTCCATCTGTGGCAATGTGCACGTTAAAACTACCTTTTTTAAGACCTTGAGACGACATCACCCCATTTGGGCCTGTATGGCGTAGTTTTAGGGTAACTGAAATCATTCTGTTTTGTAGAGGTTTTATTAGAACTATTGAAACAGGGCACCTTATGTGAgagaatttttaatattcttatacTTGTGTCATTTCTCAACCTTTTCCATGTCATGAAGTATAATTTATCATACTGGAGTGCATGAATGAGGTTGCCTATAGCTACAGGTTATGGATCATGGGCTCTAGTTGACCCAGTATCAGTTCAGATACTCAAAGGCCGAAGGGATCAATATTTCAGCATACTTTTAACCTCCTACACAGTTAATGGCCCACACTTGTTGGGAAGTTCCACTGTCACTATAAAATCCAAAGGCCAAAGGATCAGTATTTCAGCATACTTTTAACCTCCTACAGGGTTAATGGCCCACACTTTTTGGGAAGTTCCGCTGTCACTACAAAATGGCTAAGGAGTTCCACATACATACAGTGACTTTTTACCCAGTTTGCCTTTCCATTGAAAatggtcaaagaaaaaaaaaaaaaaaatggtcaaataGGTCACAAAAATGGAACCTTGAGTAGTTGTCTCAAAGTTGAGACAAAACTTGAGTAGTTGTCTCTTTGGTTAAAGCATAAGAATGTTGTGATTTTCCAACCCTCCAACAAAAGCCATAGACTAACACAGTCCTACCTTTCCTGGGAGTAATTTTTCAGACCTTGGTGTACACGGTCTCTTTGTTTTCTGGGATATCTTCTGCATCTGGAAGCTGGTTTTTTGACCTTGAAGGAAATCCTTTGAAGACTGGGCAGATAGGAATGTATTTCAGAAAGGAAATTCTTTTTACCATGCTCATCCCAATGGGAAAGTCATAGCTTTTCAGGCTGGAAGACATCTCACTATCAGCATGGGCCCCAGCTTTCCACTGTATCAGACCTCGTTCTTCTGGGCTTCCTGCAAGTGGACAAAGGGGTCACCAGAGCCAGCAATCCTCTGCTTACCTCCCTTCCCCATAACCTAGTCATGAGGGAAGAATTCCAGAGTTATCATGATTCTCAGTTCTCTGGTCCAGCAAAGTTGAATGTATGATCTCAGCTCCTAACTTGGCTAGAGCTCTAGAGATCCCTAAAATATACTGGTTATACATAATCAACATTTCTTGCATATCTACAGTGTGCCATAATGCTCCATGCTTAAGTGCTTTAAGTTCATTGTCTAATTTCTTTGAAACATTGGTGGGAGTTGTATATGCACTATTATACAAAATTTTATGATGAAGAAGGTTAAGTTAACTAATTGTCAGCCTTCACCTTGAGTATAGGGCTGGTGTTTGCTGGGCCAGTGGGGACCAAGTAGTGCCCAGACTGCTGTGGAGGTAGGAAGGTATATTTTGAAATACTgtaatcagtctttttttttttttttgtaatcagtCTTAATATTCGGTATTATGATtccatatttggaaaataaactgTAATACAAACCTCAGAAAGTCAAGCTAAGTAAAATCTTTGTTGGTGCTAGGGATACACAAGAGGTTTTTCACAAATTGGGGGAAGTAGGTATGAGGGATTTGTGAATTCTCTGAGGTTTTCACAAGAGAGATGAGGTTGGAGACAAGTAGAAGTAAGGGGAGATTTCCATACACTGGCAGGCCAGGTTGAAAAACCCCATGAGTAGAGAAACCAGATGTATCCCAAAATCTGAAGAAGGGCTGGGATACTCGGGAGAGaccacctggaggaggagctggagctgTGGCACCAGACAGGCATCTCAACCGCACTCCTCACCACTGCCAGACACGACCACCAGTGCATGCTCCCCACCTGCCTTCCACACCCCTCCCTGTGTTGTCTTCAACTCTTGTCCACATTCCAGCCTCCTTGGCCCATCCAGAATCATCCAGGAAGTGCTCTGGATGACTCGAGCCCAGGCTCATTCACCTTACTGCTCTAAATTGCTTTCAACCCAGTTTTCACCAAGGTCTGAAAAATTACATCTGCATGACAGATCACTGGCATATCTGGAGTGGGTTTTGCCAACATACTAATGCTACATTCCCACCTGTCCTAAGAAAACAAAGGCACTCCTCAATCCAGTGGCAACcaagaaatggaaaggaaacaaTTCATGGGGCCCAGGAAGGACTCTCCTAGCCACATCCTCTTCAAGACCAAGAGGAAACTTGGCCTCTATGAGGCCAGTGGTCTCCCCCTCCAGCCCATCTGTTCCTGCCTCTCCCTGTAGAGCCTGCGTTGCATCTGACCTGGCCACGGCTCCGGAGACATCTGGTGGACTGTCCATTAGTCCACCATGGTTCTCTGTTCTCATCCCAAGGCTGACCCATACCTGGCACTGTGTTGTCCAGTATGAAAGCGAGGCACCCACCCACGAACATCTCTGTGGTCAGCAGCACAGTCAGAATCTGGTCCACTTCAGGAACGCCTGTGGAACAGGCCAAAGGCCAGTGAATGTGATGGCCTCATCCGGACATTCAGGATTATACCCTCTGCCTTTCCCACCCTTGGATTCAAATCCTAGTTTGCTGGTTGCTGCTTGTCCTGCAACAAATCATTTAACCCCTCTCACCTGTGACATGAAGATAGTATCCTCTCATGGAGTTGTGAAAACTAAAAGAGCACATGTAAAGCTAAGACACAGAAAATGTCTTAGTAAAGGACAGTTATTAATTAGCCACTTGGCTGCTGACTAACATCCAGAGTTGGGGAGGATTTGTTTCTCTGGCTATGTGGAGCCTTTGAGGGAAGAAGCTGTGCTCAGAGTCAAGCCCACCATACCTCCCCCACCCTGGGATGGGTAGACTCTCGGGAATACCTGTATTAATGACGTGCGGGTTGGAGTCCAGGTAATTAGGCAGCGTGAGACCGAAGAACATGGAAAACCCAAGCACGAAGAGATTGCGGGAGGAGTTCATGTCCACAAACTGCAGGTTAGACAGCCCCACAGCGGTGATCATGCCTGAGGGCGAAAGAGAAGCGCTAGAGGCTCCTAACCCTCTGAGTGGGCTCCACTCAATGCGACCACGCTGCGTCCTCAAAAGCACACGCAACACTCACCGAAAAGGGTGCAGAACATCCCCCCTAGAATGGGGTCAGGGAGCGAGGCGAAGAGAGCTGTGAACTTGCCAATGGTGCCTAGAACTAGCATGATGCCCGCACCATACTGCACCACGCGCCGGCTGCCCACCTGCCAGTGAGCCAGGGGTTGGGGCTAGACCCAGAGGACGAGGCTGGGGGGAGAGTTAGTTGCgcaggaggggaggggtgtgGTAGGTGGGCGGGGCCTGTTACAAGAGCAGGGCACAGACGGGTCAGGGCAGGATCGGGAGGGGCC includes:
- the PAIP2 gene encoding polyadenylate-binding protein-interacting protein 2 translates to MKDPSRSSTSPSIINEDVIINGHSHEDDNPFAEYMWMENEEEFNRQIEEELWEEEFIERCFQEMLEEEEEHEWFIPARDLPQTMDQIQDQFNDLVISDGSSLEDLVVKSNLNPNAKEFVPGVKY